Proteins encoded within one genomic window of Saccharopolyspora pogona:
- a CDS encoding glycosyltransferase produces MVAPVLAVLVCHDGETWLPEVFAALGDLTERPRHVVAVDTGSNDRTPELLARARTDRVVDDVLTMPRETRFGAAVAEALAHATKRWADPGRWLWLLHDDSAPEPECLEHLLHAAGEDSSAALLGPLGLDWADPRLVVDAGLSTDASGHRQTGIGRSELDPELVGGAPPASGALAVATAGALVRRDVFEQLNGFDLDLADNVDIDLGWRINLDGHGVRWAPAARMRRAVARRSPRAGERADQVRTFLVNAPMGAYLLGLPRLFLLTLLRMCGFAALRRWSESGAELAVLRGLLGGRLNLLAGRAARAATISVRHGVRGLFTSRLARLRNWARAGFEGLVRERVRRDLALGREPEGWRIKAVPEAPPQMAKPGRSGLVVVPVPETGAPKPSPLKRDAARPDLLVVPVDRWRVLRELLLTPPVVLAVLLAVFALFTNGLLADRFGAGLQGGRLLPVADLATTWRDYLAAWHPVNGGTGAPASPSLLVLALFGTVLGGPSVVVSILLLFGAPLAGLSAYLATRALPVSRLRRALAAGAYALLPAASLSAGQGRLDVVVAHILVPLLLAGIASVVGRSEGHWLGTACLTALGLAALGAFAPLLHIALVVFAMLAFVVLPSEGQRDRRRLAGLMAVALLSVACLLPWPSVLLGNPKMALHGIGARVTEDPAGAWLLALSPDGSPTSLVGALFVLAAVVALVTAWSPRMLPGAAVAIFGWALAALVDNVPAQPIIGGVSTTGWTGGPLVIVAAGCGWIVLVARKPRVPAKILLPVLAIGLLGLAISAAFATIGGPLRVQQNTTADLPGSLLILDPGPQPARLVDGTEPRFGDDDLASVGTAVDWLRQVDDDLQSHNAARVRGALAATAARGTGFIAVPADSRIPELSGGLATEHERLPDGRRVLQLQVPSSQVELLGPDLARQARTEPAPTPEARPLPVAAELPLFTVRVSEGGAGRALVLGAENEPGWYARIDGRPFPLATAWGHQVAIPLPENAAEVQVGYAGTPRTALLGLQLAFILFTLIAALPERRRTRSGKT; encoded by the coding sequence TTGGTCGCGCCGGTGCTGGCGGTGTTGGTCTGTCACGACGGGGAGACGTGGCTGCCGGAGGTCTTCGCGGCGCTGGGCGACCTGACGGAACGACCGCGGCACGTGGTGGCCGTCGACACCGGCTCGAACGACCGCACCCCGGAACTGCTCGCGCGAGCGCGCACGGATCGCGTCGTCGACGACGTGCTCACGATGCCGCGCGAAACCCGGTTCGGCGCCGCCGTCGCGGAAGCGTTGGCGCACGCGACGAAGAGGTGGGCCGATCCGGGGCGCTGGTTGTGGCTGTTGCACGACGATTCCGCACCCGAGCCTGAGTGCCTGGAGCATTTGCTGCACGCTGCCGGGGAAGATTCGTCCGCCGCGCTGCTCGGCCCGCTCGGGTTGGACTGGGCGGATCCCCGGCTGGTGGTGGATGCGGGCCTGAGCACCGATGCGTCCGGGCATCGGCAGACCGGCATCGGACGGTCCGAACTGGACCCCGAGCTGGTCGGCGGCGCGCCACCGGCGTCTGGTGCTCTGGCAGTGGCGACGGCCGGTGCGCTGGTGCGGCGCGATGTCTTCGAGCAGCTCAACGGTTTCGACCTCGATCTCGCCGACAACGTGGACATCGACCTGGGTTGGCGGATCAACCTGGACGGGCACGGCGTCCGGTGGGCTCCCGCCGCGCGGATGCGGCGTGCGGTCGCGAGGCGCAGTCCCCGGGCCGGGGAGCGCGCCGACCAGGTCCGCACGTTCCTGGTCAACGCTCCGATGGGGGCGTACTTGCTCGGCCTGCCGCGACTGTTCCTCCTGACGTTGTTGCGGATGTGCGGTTTCGCGGCTCTGCGGCGGTGGAGCGAGTCGGGCGCCGAGCTCGCGGTGTTGCGCGGATTGCTCGGCGGGCGGCTGAACCTGCTGGCAGGAAGGGCTGCGCGCGCCGCGACGATCTCCGTCCGGCACGGCGTCCGCGGCCTGTTCACGAGTCGGTTGGCGCGGCTTCGGAATTGGGCGCGCGCCGGGTTCGAGGGTTTGGTCCGTGAGCGGGTGCGGCGGGATCTGGCCTTGGGGCGGGAACCGGAAGGCTGGCGGATCAAGGCCGTTCCAGAAGCGCCGCCGCAGATGGCGAAGCCAGGTCGGTCGGGGCTGGTCGTGGTGCCAGTGCCGGAGACAGGGGCGCCGAAGCCGTCGCCGTTGAAGCGGGACGCGGCGCGGCCGGATCTGCTGGTCGTTCCGGTCGACCGCTGGCGGGTGCTGCGCGAGCTGTTGTTGACGCCGCCCGTGGTGCTCGCGGTCCTGCTGGCGGTATTCGCCTTGTTCACCAATGGATTGCTCGCGGACCGGTTCGGGGCCGGCCTGCAAGGCGGCAGGCTGCTGCCGGTGGCAGATCTGGCGACGACGTGGCGCGACTACCTGGCGGCCTGGCATCCGGTCAACGGCGGCACCGGCGCGCCAGCGTCCCCGTCGTTGCTGGTGCTCGCGTTGTTCGGCACCGTCCTAGGTGGACCGTCGGTAGTGGTGTCGATCCTGCTGCTGTTCGGTGCTCCGCTCGCGGGGTTGAGCGCTTACCTGGCGACACGTGCGCTTCCGGTGTCTCGACTGCGGCGAGCCCTCGCCGCCGGTGCTTACGCCTTGCTGCCCGCGGCGTCGCTTTCCGCTGGGCAAGGGCGTTTGGACGTGGTGGTCGCGCACATCCTGGTGCCGTTGCTGCTGGCCGGGATCGCCTCGGTGGTCGGGCGGTCCGAGGGGCATTGGTTGGGGACGGCGTGCCTGACCGCATTGGGCCTCGCGGCGTTGGGTGCGTTCGCGCCGCTGCTGCACATCGCGTTGGTCGTGTTCGCCATGCTAGCTTTCGTCGTGTTGCCCAGCGAAGGGCAGCGTGATCGACGCCGGCTGGCCGGGCTGATGGCGGTGGCGCTGTTGTCCGTCGCGTGCCTGCTGCCGTGGCCTTCCGTCCTGCTGGGCAACCCGAAGATGGCGTTGCACGGGATCGGTGCGCGGGTCACCGAAGATCCGGCCGGGGCCTGGCTGTTGGCGTTGAGCCCGGACGGATCACCGACGAGCCTGGTCGGCGCGTTGTTCGTCCTCGCTGCGGTCGTCGCGCTGGTCACGGCCTGGTCCCCGCGGATGCTGCCGGGCGCGGCCGTCGCGATCTTCGGTTGGGCGCTGGCGGCTTTGGTGGACAATGTCCCCGCTCAACCGATCATCGGCGGTGTGAGCACGACCGGCTGGACCGGTGGACCGCTGGTGATCGTCGCGGCCGGGTGCGGCTGGATCGTGCTGGTGGCCCGGAAGCCGCGCGTGCCAGCCAAGATCCTGCTGCCGGTGCTGGCCATCGGCCTGCTTGGCCTGGCGATCAGCGCCGCGTTCGCCACGATCGGGGGGCCGCTGCGCGTTCAGCAGAACACCACCGCGGATCTGCCAGGTTCGCTGCTGATCCTCGATCCCGGGCCGCAACCCGCACGGCTCGTGGACGGCACTGAGCCCCGCTTCGGCGACGACGACCTCGCGTCGGTCGGCACGGCCGTCGACTGGCTCCGCCAGGTCGACGACGACCTGCAGTCCCACAACGCCGCGCGGGTGCGCGGCGCGCTCGCGGCCACGGCGGCTCGCGGCACCGGGTTCATCGCGGTTCCGGCCGACTCCCGGATCCCGGAGCTCTCCGGAGGCCTGGCCACCGAGCACGAGCGGCTGCCCGACGGACGGCGCGTGCTGCAGTTGCAGGTGCCGAGCAGCCAGGTGGAGCTGCTCGGGCCGGACCTCGCGCGGCAGGCGCGAACCGAGCCTGCCCCGACACCAGAGGCGAGGCCGTTGCCGGTCGCCGCCGAGCTGCCGCTGTTCACGGTCCGGGTGTCCGAGGGCGGTGCCGGTCGGGCGCTGGTCCTCGGCGCGGAGAACGAGCCCGGCTGGTACGCCCGGATCGACGGTCGGCCGTTCCCGCTGGCCACCGCCTGGGGCCACCAGGTGGCAATCCCGCTGCCGGAGAACGCGGCCGAAGTCCAGGTCGGCTACGCCGGGACCCCCCGCACGGCGCTGCTGGGCCTGCAGTTGGCGTTCATCCTGTTCACCCTCATCGCGGCGCTCCCCGAACGCCGCCGGACTCGATCCGGAAAAACCTGA
- a CDS encoding carboxymuconolactone decarboxylase family protein, translating to MTNNDTKRLNFAKSAPKAFKALIGFDTAAREKLDPALVELVQIRASQLNGCAYCLHMHTSDARKAGESEERLHMVQVWREASNFFTEPELAALGLTEAVTLVSGGGVPDEVYARAAEHFTEPELAQLLALICTINTWNRIALSTAKIPGTDERAAV from the coding sequence ATGACGAACAACGACACGAAGCGCCTCAACTTCGCGAAGTCCGCGCCGAAGGCGTTCAAGGCCCTGATCGGGTTCGACACCGCGGCACGGGAAAAACTCGACCCCGCGCTGGTCGAACTCGTCCAGATCCGCGCGTCCCAGCTCAACGGCTGCGCGTACTGCCTGCACATGCACACCTCCGACGCCCGCAAGGCCGGGGAGAGCGAGGAGCGGCTGCACATGGTGCAGGTGTGGCGGGAGGCCTCGAACTTCTTCACCGAGCCGGAGCTGGCGGCGTTGGGGCTGACCGAGGCCGTCACGCTGGTGTCCGGGGGCGGCGTGCCGGACGAGGTCTACGCCCGCGCCGCGGAGCACTTCACCGAGCCGGAGCTGGCCCAGCTGCTCGCGCTGATCTGCACCATCAACACCTGGAACCGAATCGCGCTGAGCACGGCCAAGATCCCGGGCACCGACGAGCGCGCCGCCGTCTGA
- a CDS encoding winged helix-turn-helix domain-containing protein codes for MSDSWVNSAERTGSDLHLDLSGPGSRRVVLMTALREAIRSGRLAPGTRLPPYRSLVDLGLARNTVASAYAELVAEGWLTARQGSGTLVAQRT; via the coding sequence GTGTCAGATTCCTGGGTCAATTCGGCCGAGCGGACCGGCAGCGACCTGCACCTGGACCTCTCGGGCCCGGGGAGCCGCAGGGTGGTGCTGATGACCGCCCTGCGCGAGGCGATCCGATCCGGGCGGCTGGCCCCGGGCACCCGCCTGCCGCCGTACCGCTCGCTGGTAGACCTCGGACTCGCCCGCAACACGGTCGCCAGCGCCTACGCCGAGCTCGTCGCCGAGGGCTGGCTGACCGCGCGGCAGGGCTCGGGCACCCTCGTCGCGCAGCGCACCTAG
- a CDS encoding aminotransferase-like domain-containing protein, translating into MKKTRSITAPVHDLRQGQPDAASFPRTAWLAAARRAIKVAPNEAFGPGGPRGRPELRRALSDYLSRARGVRARPDQIVICSGFAHALCLLFPGVQRGPLAVESYGLAFHRQLLHRASVRTVPLELDEHGPRVEELASRKEVRAVLLTPAHQFPTGGPLHPTRRAAVVDWARSRDGLVQEDDYDGEFRYDREPVGAVQGLDPDRVLYLGSVSKSLSPAVRLGWMVLPEHLVDDVLAVKGEREGWASVLDQLTLADFVDSGQYDRHIRRMRQRNRRRRDQLVAKLLERAPHVSATGVAAGLHTVLRMPPGSERSAVAAAARLGVALDGLAAFRHPGATMPAMDGLVVGYATPPEHAYAAALDALAAALSGS; encoded by the coding sequence TTGAAGAAGACGCGCAGCATCACCGCTCCGGTCCACGACCTGCGCCAGGGCCAGCCGGACGCCGCATCGTTCCCGCGCACCGCTTGGCTCGCCGCAGCCCGGCGTGCCATCAAGGTCGCGCCTAACGAGGCCTTCGGTCCAGGCGGCCCGCGGGGCAGGCCCGAGCTGCGGAGAGCGCTGTCCGATTACCTGTCGCGGGCTCGCGGCGTGCGGGCTCGGCCGGACCAGATCGTGATCTGCTCCGGCTTCGCGCACGCCCTGTGCCTGCTGTTCCCGGGTGTCCAGCGCGGCCCCCTCGCGGTGGAGTCCTACGGCCTCGCCTTCCACCGCCAACTGCTGCACCGGGCGTCGGTCCGGACCGTCCCGCTCGAACTCGACGAACACGGTCCCCGGGTCGAGGAACTGGCATCCCGGAAAGAGGTGCGGGCGGTGCTGCTGACGCCCGCGCACCAGTTCCCGACCGGCGGCCCGCTGCACCCGACGAGGAGAGCCGCGGTCGTCGACTGGGCCAGGTCCCGCGACGGGCTGGTCCAGGAGGACGACTACGACGGCGAGTTCCGCTACGACCGCGAACCGGTGGGCGCGGTGCAGGGCCTGGACCCGGACCGGGTGCTCTACCTCGGCTCGGTCAGCAAGAGCCTGTCGCCGGCGGTCCGGCTGGGCTGGATGGTCCTGCCCGAGCACCTAGTCGACGACGTGCTCGCGGTCAAGGGCGAACGGGAGGGCTGGGCCAGCGTCCTCGACCAGCTGACCCTCGCCGACTTCGTCGACTCCGGGCAGTACGACCGCCACATCCGCCGCATGCGGCAGCGAAACCGCCGCCGCCGCGACCAGCTCGTCGCGAAGCTCCTAGAACGTGCTCCGCACGTCTCTGCGACCGGCGTCGCTGCTGGCTTGCACACCGTGCTCCGCATGCCGCCGGGCTCCGAGCGCTCCGCTGTCGCGGCCGCGGCGCGGCTGGGCGTCGCCCTCGACGGGCTCGCCGCCTTCCGTCACCCGGGCGCCACGATGCCTGCGATGGACGGCCTGGTCGTCGGCTACGCCACGCCGCCCGAGCACGCCTACGCCGCAGCGCTGGACGCGCTGGCAGCAGCGTTGAGCGGCAGCTGA
- a CDS encoding metallopeptidase family protein encodes MVTARGSRRRSRFRRDRRGRGLRGPLYPSSVPVSRSRSQRFDALVLEALEPIEQRWHAELTQLDVAVDEVPEITSTTPEKLVWDDDVVVDANVPLARLVPAGVDRRGLPTRARIVLYRRPLEARARDGMDMADLLHDVLVEQVATYLGLDPDVIEGQ; translated from the coding sequence GTGGTGACCGCACGTGGATCTCGGCGTCGAAGCCGCTTCCGTCGGGACCGGCGGGGCCGTGGCCTGCGCGGACCGCTGTACCCGTCCTCGGTTCCGGTGTCGCGCAGCCGCTCGCAGCGGTTCGACGCGCTGGTGCTGGAAGCCCTCGAACCGATCGAGCAGCGCTGGCACGCCGAGCTGACCCAGCTCGACGTCGCCGTCGACGAGGTGCCCGAGATCACCAGCACCACCCCGGAGAAGCTGGTCTGGGACGACGATGTGGTGGTGGACGCCAACGTGCCGCTGGCCCGGCTCGTCCCGGCGGGCGTCGACCGGCGCGGGCTGCCGACCCGTGCGCGCATCGTGCTGTACCGGCGGCCGCTGGAAGCACGGGCGCGCGACGGCATGGACATGGCGGACCTGCTGCACGACGTGCTCGTCGAGCAGGTCGCGACCTACCTCGGGCTGGACCCCGACGTCATCGAAGGCCAGTGA
- a CDS encoding DUF3499 domain-containing protein, translated as MRSVRRCSRTGCTNPAVATLTYAYADSTAVVGPLATYAEPHSYDLCEAHALRLTVPKGWEVVRHEGEFAPPEPSDDDLTALAEAVREAGRPDRPVEATGLTPGGSRRGHLRALPDPIDE; from the coding sequence GTGCGGAGCGTGAGGCGTTGCTCGCGGACCGGGTGTACCAACCCGGCCGTCGCCACGCTCACTTATGCCTACGCGGACTCCACCGCGGTCGTCGGCCCCCTGGCCACCTACGCCGAGCCCCACAGCTACGACCTGTGCGAAGCGCACGCGCTGCGGCTCACCGTGCCGAAGGGCTGGGAGGTCGTGCGGCACGAAGGCGAGTTCGCGCCACCAGAGCCCTCCGACGACGACCTGACCGCGCTCGCCGAGGCGGTGCGGGAGGCCGGTCGCCCGGACCGGCCGGTCGAGGCGACCGGTCTCACCCCGGGCGGGAGCCGCCGCGGACACCTGCGGGCGCTGCCCGATCCGATCGACGAATGA
- a CDS encoding phosphomannomutase/phosphoglucomutase codes for MRDLSGIVKAYDIRGVVGDGLDADVVREIGAAFTRLVGGPAVVIGYDMRESSPGLAEAFAEGVTGQGVDVINIGLASTDMLYFASGRLDLPGAMFTASHNPARYNGIKLCRAGAAPVGQDSGLSEIQELVAHGVPEFLGAKGTATQRNLVDEYAAFLRELVDISGIRPLKVVVDAGNGMGGHTVPTVFDGLPIELVPMYFELDGTFPNHEANPLDPANLVDLQAKVREVGADAGLAFDGDADRCFVVDERAEPVSPSAITALVAVQELAKEPGGTIIHNLITSKVVPEIVAEHGGKPVRTRVGHSFIKQTMAETGAIFGGEHSAHYYFRDFWRADSGMLAALHVLAALGGQDKPLSELMAAYSRYAASGEINSTVDDQQGRMRAVAAAFGDRNGARVDELDGLTVELSDGSWFNLRPSNTEPLLRLNVEARDTDTMTALRDEVLAIVRG; via the coding sequence GTGCGAGACCTGTCGGGGATCGTCAAGGCATACGACATCCGGGGCGTGGTCGGCGACGGCTTGGACGCCGACGTGGTGCGGGAGATCGGCGCGGCTTTCACCCGGCTCGTAGGTGGCCCTGCGGTGGTCATCGGGTACGACATGCGGGAATCCTCACCGGGGTTGGCCGAGGCGTTCGCCGAAGGCGTCACCGGACAGGGCGTCGACGTGATCAACATCGGCCTGGCCAGCACCGACATGCTGTACTTCGCCTCCGGGCGGCTGGACCTGCCCGGCGCGATGTTCACCGCCAGCCACAACCCGGCCCGTTACAACGGCATCAAGCTGTGCCGTGCCGGGGCCGCCCCGGTCGGTCAGGACAGCGGCCTGTCCGAGATCCAGGAGCTGGTCGCCCACGGCGTGCCGGAGTTCCTGGGCGCGAAGGGCACCGCCACGCAGCGGAACCTGGTCGACGAATACGCCGCCTTCCTGCGCGAACTCGTCGACATCAGCGGTATCCGCCCGCTGAAGGTCGTGGTGGACGCCGGCAACGGGATGGGCGGGCACACGGTCCCGACCGTCTTCGACGGCCTGCCGATCGAGCTCGTGCCGATGTACTTCGAGCTGGACGGAACCTTCCCCAACCACGAGGCCAACCCGCTGGACCCGGCGAACCTGGTCGACCTGCAGGCCAAGGTCCGCGAGGTCGGCGCCGACGCCGGGCTGGCCTTCGACGGCGACGCCGACCGCTGCTTCGTGGTCGACGAGCGCGCCGAACCGGTCTCGCCGAGCGCGATCACCGCGCTGGTCGCCGTCCAGGAACTGGCCAAGGAGCCCGGCGGGACAATCATCCACAACCTGATCACCTCCAAGGTCGTGCCCGAGATCGTCGCCGAGCACGGCGGCAAGCCGGTGCGGACCCGCGTCGGGCACTCGTTCATCAAGCAGACGATGGCCGAGACCGGGGCGATCTTCGGTGGGGAGCACTCCGCCCACTACTACTTCCGCGACTTCTGGCGCGCCGACTCCGGCATGCTCGCCGCGCTGCACGTGCTCGCCGCGCTCGGCGGCCAGGACAAGCCGCTGTCGGAGCTGATGGCCGCCTACTCGCGGTACGCCGCCTCCGGCGAGATCAACTCCACGGTCGACGACCAGCAGGGCCGGATGCGCGCCGTGGCAGCGGCCTTCGGTGACCGCAATGGCGCTCGTGTGGACGAGCTCGACGGGCTTACCGTGGAGCTGTCGGACGGCTCGTGGTTCAACTTGCGCCCGTCCAACACCGAACCGCTGCTCCGGCTCAACGTCGAGGCGAGGGACACTGACACGATGACCGCGCTGCGCGATGAGGTGCTGGCGATCGTCCGCGGATGA
- a CDS encoding Trm112 family protein produces the protein MAVDLQPQLLEILACPCPEHASLRPGLGEDAQADYLTCTSCGRGFPVRDGIPVLLLEEAVGGPAPVAAGEG, from the coding sequence GTGGCCGTTGACCTGCAACCGCAGCTGTTGGAGATCCTGGCTTGCCCGTGCCCTGAGCACGCGTCGCTGCGGCCGGGGCTGGGGGAGGACGCGCAGGCCGACTACCTGACCTGCACCTCCTGCGGCCGCGGGTTCCCCGTCCGGGACGGGATTCCGGTGCTGCTGCTGGAAGAGGCCGTCGGGGGCCCGGCCCCGGTCGCTGCCGGGGAGGGGTGA
- a CDS encoding SIS domain-containing protein — MLDDSLFDDPARLADVDSGGLLRLAALSGAQVRAALESAGEAGLDDLADGRPRAVVLLARPGVGPAVCSLLVALAGPRCPVPMVIAEAVPAWVGALDVVFAHTDDVGDAVLAESVSVACRRGATVVLAVPADGPVAAAGAGRAKVLPPRIPVPPALSFAHVFAAGLSTLGALGLLRFDAGHLADVLDREAERAHPSHESLINPAKSLALRLADRTPLLWGLDPVSTAVAAHGAFALGCHAGVPCGVADYPQAVTERALHRAAAAVGSEADLFADPEDAPGALLRVFLVSLRHDARGEAIERGAVRDLPSADLVTPGESVSDDAVLRSAALAARFDLAAVYLGLAAGTLNGPGWPALAMH, encoded by the coding sequence GTGCTGGACGACAGTCTCTTCGACGATCCGGCCAGGCTGGCCGACGTGGACTCCGGGGGCCTGCTGCGGCTCGCCGCCCTCTCCGGAGCGCAGGTCCGAGCCGCGCTGGAGAGCGCGGGCGAGGCGGGGCTGGACGACCTCGCCGACGGTCGCCCGCGCGCCGTGGTGCTGTTGGCGCGGCCGGGCGTGGGGCCGGCCGTCTGCAGCCTGCTGGTCGCCCTCGCCGGGCCGCGGTGCCCGGTGCCGATGGTGATCGCCGAAGCCGTCCCGGCATGGGTCGGCGCGTTGGACGTCGTCTTCGCGCACACCGACGACGTCGGCGACGCGGTGCTGGCCGAATCGGTCTCGGTGGCCTGCCGCCGCGGCGCGACGGTCGTGCTCGCGGTCCCGGCGGACGGCCCGGTCGCCGCCGCTGGTGCGGGCCGCGCGAAGGTGCTCCCGCCGCGCATCCCGGTGCCGCCGGCGCTGTCGTTCGCACATGTCTTCGCGGCCGGGCTCAGCACGCTCGGCGCCCTCGGGCTGCTGCGCTTCGACGCCGGACACCTGGCCGACGTGCTCGACCGGGAAGCCGAACGCGCGCACCCGAGCCACGAGTCGTTGATCAACCCCGCGAAATCGCTGGCGTTGCGCCTGGCCGACCGCACCCCGCTGCTCTGGGGCCTCGACCCGGTGTCCACAGCAGTCGCCGCGCACGGCGCGTTCGCACTCGGCTGCCACGCAGGAGTGCCCTGCGGCGTCGCCGACTACCCGCAGGCGGTCACCGAGCGGGCGCTGCACCGAGCCGCTGCGGCGGTCGGATCCGAGGCGGACCTGTTCGCCGACCCCGAGGACGCCCCAGGTGCTCTGCTGCGCGTGTTCCTGGTCAGCTTGCGGCACGACGCACGCGGGGAGGCCATCGAACGAGGCGCTGTGCGCGACTTGCCCAGCGCGGACCTCGTCACGCCCGGCGAGTCGGTGAGCGACGACGCCGTGCTGCGGTCCGCGGCGCTGGCCGCCCGATTCGACCTGGCCGCCGTTTACCTGGGGTTGGCCGCCGGAACCCTGAACGGGCCCGGCTGGCCGGCGTTGGCGATGCACTGA
- the manA gene encoding mannose-6-phosphate isomerase, class I: protein MELLRNAVRPYAWGSRTTIADLLGRPVPTPHPEAELWMGAHPGDPSRVVRSDGEEVSLLSLLDSDPAHHLGPECVDRWGGRLPFLLKVLAADEPLSLQAHPSAAQAAEGFHREEEAGIARNAPNRNYPDPTAKPELICALTEFHALAGFRDAQRTVQLLDELAVPSLRAHRELLAAQPDADGLRALFTTWITLPEHYLREVLPDLLDACVAHVRGRGEFALECRTVLELGEAYPNDAGVLASLLLNRLVLQPGEAIFLPAGNLHAYLHGTGIEILANSDNILRCGLTPKHVDVPELLRVLDFACGNMRVLKGESLDANLTAYQTPAAEFELSRLDWTSAESGAVLLDSAGPQILLCTRGSVRLTSGAHGGNGSLPRELVLERGHSVWLAASDPAVQVHPLELDADGNAQVFRAAAGTF from the coding sequence GTGGAGCTACTGCGGAACGCGGTGCGCCCCTATGCGTGGGGCTCGCGTACCACTATTGCTGATCTGCTCGGTCGGCCTGTCCCGACACCGCACCCCGAAGCGGAGCTGTGGATGGGCGCCCACCCGGGAGACCCGTCGCGGGTGGTCCGGTCCGACGGGGAAGAGGTGTCGCTGCTGTCCCTGCTGGACAGCGACCCTGCGCACCACCTGGGCCCGGAGTGCGTGGACCGATGGGGCGGCCGGTTGCCGTTCCTGCTCAAGGTGCTCGCGGCCGACGAGCCGCTGAGCCTGCAGGCGCACCCGTCGGCGGCGCAGGCCGCAGAGGGTTTCCACCGGGAAGAAGAAGCGGGCATCGCCCGCAACGCCCCCAACCGCAATTACCCGGACCCCACCGCGAAACCCGAGCTGATTTGCGCGTTGACCGAGTTCCACGCACTAGCCGGGTTCCGCGACGCGCAACGCACCGTGCAGCTGCTGGACGAACTGGCCGTCCCCAGCCTGCGCGCCCACCGCGAGCTGCTCGCCGCGCAACCCGATGCCGACGGGCTGCGCGCCCTGTTCACGACCTGGATCACGCTCCCCGAGCACTACCTGCGGGAAGTGCTGCCGGACCTGTTGGACGCCTGCGTGGCGCACGTGCGCGGCCGTGGCGAATTCGCCCTCGAATGCCGGACGGTGCTCGAACTCGGCGAGGCCTACCCAAACGATGCCGGGGTGCTGGCCAGCCTGCTGCTGAACCGGCTCGTGCTCCAGCCGGGCGAGGCGATCTTCCTGCCCGCGGGGAACCTGCACGCCTACCTGCACGGCACCGGCATCGAGATCCTGGCCAACTCCGACAACATCCTGCGCTGCGGCCTGACGCCCAAGCACGTCGACGTCCCGGAGCTGCTGCGGGTGCTGGACTTCGCCTGCGGCAACATGCGGGTGCTCAAGGGCGAGTCGCTGGACGCCAACCTGACCGCCTACCAGACCCCGGCCGCCGAGTTCGAGCTGTCCAGATTGGACTGGACGTCGGCCGAATCCGGCGCGGTCCTGCTGGATTCCGCTGGCCCGCAGATCCTGCTTTGCACCAGGGGAAGCGTCCGGCTGACCAGCGGCGCGCACGGCGGCAACGGGTCGTTGCCGCGCGAACTGGTGCTGGAACGCGGCCACTCGGTGTGGCTGGCGGCGTCCGACCCCGCCGTGCAGGTGCACCCCCTCGAGCTCGACGCGGACGGCAACGCCCAAGTCTTCCGCGCCGCTGCGGGCACGTTCTGA